In Pseudomonas sp. MTM4, one genomic interval encodes:
- the norR gene encoding nitric oxide reductase transcriptional regulator NorR codes for MMEEALLADLVTELPNAVRLQRLVHTLHERFRCGAVVLLRLDEDTLRPLAAVGLVQEALGRRFVVAQHPRLAAILSQREPAWFEPDSRLPDPYDGLLDEHVGEPLPVHDCMGVSLFVEGKLWGALTLDALHAGTFDDEARRDLQRYTLVIEAAIRITRLEHENRGLRLARSDVLETTQVPGDGEILGQSQVIAELLRELEVVADSELPVLLLGETGVGKELFARWLHRHSRRRNKPLVLVNCAALPESLAESELFGHVKGAFSGATTDRPGRFDAANGGTLLLDEVGELPLIVQAKLLRTLQNGEIQRLGADKPRQVDVRIIAATNRNLRESVRDGHFRADLYHRLSVYPAPIPPLRERGNDVLILAGYFLELNRARLGLRSMRLSPAAERALLGYAWPGNVRELEHVISRAALRLLSRGASRSEILTLEPDLLDLDSTQSASLAPVADPQPLPTEVEIVSLREAVDNAQRQAIVRALEASGENWAQAARLLDVDSSNLHKLARRLKLK; via the coding sequence ATGATGGAAGAAGCGCTGCTGGCCGACCTCGTTACCGAATTGCCGAACGCCGTTCGCCTGCAACGGCTGGTGCATACGCTGCATGAGCGTTTTCGCTGTGGCGCGGTGGTGCTGCTGCGCCTGGACGAAGATACGCTGCGCCCGCTGGCGGCGGTGGGGCTGGTGCAGGAGGCCCTTGGCCGGCGCTTCGTCGTAGCCCAGCATCCGCGGCTCGCCGCCATTCTTTCGCAGCGCGAACCCGCTTGGTTCGAACCCGACAGTCGATTACCCGACCCCTACGATGGCCTGCTCGACGAGCATGTCGGCGAACCCTTGCCAGTGCACGACTGCATGGGTGTCAGCCTGTTCGTGGAAGGCAAGCTGTGGGGCGCGCTGACCCTCGATGCGCTGCACGCCGGCACCTTTGATGATGAGGCGCGGCGTGACCTGCAGCGCTATACCCTGGTGATCGAGGCGGCGATCCGCATTACCCGGCTGGAGCATGAGAATCGTGGCCTGCGCCTGGCCCGCAGCGATGTGCTGGAAACCACGCAGGTGCCGGGCGACGGCGAAATTCTCGGGCAGAGTCAGGTGATCGCCGAGTTGCTGCGCGAGCTGGAAGTGGTCGCCGACTCCGAACTGCCGGTGTTGCTGCTGGGCGAGACCGGCGTCGGCAAGGAGCTGTTCGCCCGCTGGCTGCATCGCCATTCGCGGCGCCGGAACAAGCCGCTGGTGCTGGTCAATTGCGCGGCATTGCCCGAATCGCTGGCCGAAAGCGAGCTGTTCGGCCATGTAAAAGGCGCGTTTTCCGGTGCGACCACCGATCGTCCTGGCCGTTTCGACGCAGCCAACGGCGGGACTTTGCTGCTCGACGAAGTGGGCGAATTGCCGCTGATCGTTCAGGCCAAGCTGTTGCGCACCTTGCAGAATGGTGAGATTCAGCGGCTCGGCGCCGACAAGCCGCGTCAGGTCGATGTGCGGATCATCGCCGCGACCAACCGCAACCTGCGCGAGAGTGTGCGTGACGGGCATTTCCGCGCCGACCTCTATCATCGTTTGTCGGTCTATCCGGCACCGATCCCACCGCTGCGCGAGCGCGGCAACGATGTGCTGATCCTGGCCGGTTATTTCCTCGAACTGAACCGCGCCCGGCTGGGCCTGCGCAGCATGCGCCTGTCACCCGCCGCGGAGCGTGCCCTGCTGGGCTATGCCTGGCCGGGCAACGTGCGCGAACTGGAACATGTGATCAGCCGTGCGGCGCTGCGGTTGCTCAGTCGTGGCGCGTCGCGCAGCGAAATTCTCACGCTTGAGCCCGACCTGCTCGACCTGGATAGCACGCAGTCCGCCTCGCTCGCGCCAGTCGCCGACCCGCAGCCGCTGCCAACGGAAGTCGAAATCGTCTCGCTGCGCGAAGCGGTCGATAACGCCCAGCGTCAGGCGATCGTCCGAGCACTAGAGGCCAGCGGTGAGAACTGGGCGCAGGCGGCTCGGTTGCTCGATGTCGACTCCAGCAACCTGCACAAACTGGCAAGGCGGTTGAAACTGAAGTAG
- a CDS encoding peptidase U32 family protein, producing the protein MHLVCPAGSLPALKAAVQQGADAIYVGFRDDTNARHFAGLNLDEKQLDKGLQLIREKRRQLYVAVNTYAQPQGWSRWQRAVDQAADLGVDALIAADPGVLGYAAKRHPQLNLHLSVQGSATNAAALAFYQQRYNIKRAVLPRVLSLKQVKQVAASSPVPIEVFAFGSLCIMAEGRCHLSSYLTGESPNLCGVCSPAKAVRWSEEPEGLTSRLNNVLIDRYAEGESAGYPTLCKGRFLVNGERFHALEEPTSLNTLDLIPELASIGVTAMKIEGRQRSPAYVEQVTRVWRAALDAYLQAPQRYAVQPGWREVLDGLSEGSQTTLGAYHRAWQ; encoded by the coding sequence ATGCACCTGGTCTGCCCGGCAGGAAGCCTGCCCGCGCTGAAGGCCGCCGTCCAGCAGGGCGCCGATGCCATCTATGTCGGTTTTCGAGACGACACCAACGCCCGCCATTTCGCCGGTCTCAATCTGGATGAGAAGCAGCTCGACAAGGGTCTGCAGCTGATCCGCGAAAAGCGCCGCCAGCTCTACGTCGCCGTCAATACCTACGCCCAGCCGCAAGGTTGGTCGCGCTGGCAGCGCGCGGTGGACCAGGCCGCCGACCTGGGCGTCGATGCGCTGATCGCCGCCGACCCCGGCGTGCTGGGCTATGCCGCCAAGCGCCATCCGCAGCTCAATCTGCATCTGTCCGTTCAAGGCTCAGCGACCAACGCGGCGGCGCTGGCCTTTTACCAACAGCGCTACAACATCAAGCGCGCCGTACTGCCACGGGTTTTGTCGCTCAAGCAGGTCAAGCAGGTCGCGGCCAGCAGCCCGGTGCCGATCGAGGTCTTCGCCTTCGGCAGTCTGTGCATCATGGCCGAAGGACGCTGCCATCTGTCCTCCTACCTCACCGGCGAGTCGCCGAACCTGTGCGGGGTCTGCTCGCCAGCCAAGGCGGTGCGCTGGAGCGAAGAGCCCGAAGGGCTGACCTCGCGCCTCAACAATGTGCTAATCGACCGTTATGCCGAGGGCGAATCGGCGGGCTACCCGACGCTGTGCAAGGGCCGCTTCTTGGTCAATGGCGAGCGCTTCCATGCGCTGGAAGAGCCCACCAGCCTGAACACCCTCGACCTGATTCCGGAGCTGGCCAGCATCGGCGTCACCGCCATGAAAATCGAGGGCCGCCAGCGCAGCCCGGCTTATGTCGAGCAGGTAACTCGCGTCTGGCGTGCGGCACTGGATGCCTATCTACAGGCGCCGCAGCGTTATGCCGTCCAGCCGGGCTGGCGCGAGGTGCTCGATGGCTTGTCCGAGGGTTCGCAAACGACGCTCGGCGCCTACCACCGGGCCTGGCAATGA
- the ytfE gene encoding iron-sulfur cluster repair protein YtfE, with protein MTTALTEQTLGTLACLIPGATRVFRQYKLDFCCGGNTPLRDAAQQRSLDAEAIAGELAALQSAPTAEPDWRSEPASTLIDYVLERFHERHREQFPELIRLANRVEQVHGNKADCPIGLAEHLWTMQQELESHMLKEEQILFPMLRRNIQLPQTQGPIAVMRYEHDQHGAALERLAELTHDITPPANACNTWRALYRGLEELRNDLMQHIHLENNILFVNAAAH; from the coding sequence ATGACGACTGCGCTTACTGAGCAAACCCTGGGCACCTTGGCCTGCCTCATTCCTGGCGCCACGCGCGTGTTTCGCCAGTACAAGCTGGATTTCTGCTGCGGCGGCAATACCCCACTGCGCGACGCAGCCCAGCAGCGCAGCCTTGATGCAGAGGCGATTGCCGGCGAACTCGCCGCACTGCAAAGCGCTCCGACAGCCGAGCCGGATTGGCGGAGCGAGCCGGCCAGCACGCTCATCGATTATGTCCTCGAACGCTTCCATGAGCGCCATCGCGAGCAGTTTCCCGAATTGATTCGGCTGGCCAACCGCGTCGAGCAGGTGCATGGCAACAAGGCCGACTGCCCGATCGGCCTGGCCGAGCACCTGTGGACCATGCAGCAGGAACTCGAAAGCCACATGCTCAAGGAAGAGCAGATCCTCTTTCCGATGCTGCGACGCAATATCCAGTTGCCGCAAACCCAGGGCCCGATCGCCGTGATGCGCTACGAGCACGATCAGCACGGTGCCGCCCTGGAGCGCCTGGCCGAGCTGACCCACGACATCACCCCGCCGGCGAACGCCTGCAACACCTGGCGCGCGCTCTATCGCGGGCTGGAGGAGCTACGCAACGACCTGATGCAGCACATCCATCTGGAAAACAACATCCTGTTCGTCAACGCAGCGGCGCACTGA
- a CDS encoding DnrP protein, with protein MPLCLYCQQPNPPKEAECSHCGMPLPAHADTAGERRQRKFFWLCIGLTVFCAAMIVWLPRHLF; from the coding sequence ATGCCCCTGTGCCTGTACTGCCAGCAGCCCAACCCACCGAAAGAAGCCGAGTGCAGCCACTGCGGCATGCCCCTCCCCGCCCACGCCGACACCGCTGGCGAACGGCGCCAACGCAAGTTCTTCTGGTTATGTATCGGGCTCACCGTATTCTGCGCGGCGATGATCGTCTGGCTGCCGCGGCACCTTTTCTAG
- a CDS encoding Crp/Fnr family transcriptional regulator, protein MVLHRVHNQILRSHHLFEPLNDQQMDELMGASQLLNLDKGDNLFHQGEPAHSFYFVISGAIKIYRLTPDGQEKVFEVIGNRQTFAEAMMLMDTPNYVASAQAVCPSQVYRFSNTAYMRLLEANQKLSFALLGKLSVRLHQRINEIETLSLKNATHRVVRYLMTQLARLKADGNSFELPMAKQLIAGHLSIQPETFSRIIRRLIDEGIITQDGRQITILDPQRLEQFE, encoded by the coding sequence ATGGTGCTTCATCGCGTACACAACCAGATTCTCCGTAGCCACCATCTGTTCGAACCGCTGAACGATCAGCAGATGGACGAACTGATGGGTGCCAGCCAGTTGCTCAATCTCGACAAGGGCGACAACCTCTTTCATCAGGGCGAACCGGCTCACTCGTTCTACTTCGTGATTTCCGGCGCGATCAAGATCTACCGCCTGACCCCGGACGGCCAGGAGAAGGTCTTCGAGGTGATCGGCAATCGCCAGACCTTTGCCGAAGCGATGATGCTGATGGACACGCCCAACTACGTCGCCTCGGCCCAGGCCGTTTGCCCGAGCCAGGTCTATCGGTTCTCCAACACGGCTTACATGCGCCTGCTGGAAGCGAACCAGAAGCTGTCCTTCGCCCTGCTCGGCAAGCTGAGCGTGCGGCTGCATCAGCGCATCAACGAGATCGAAACGCTGTCACTGAAGAACGCCACCCACCGCGTGGTGCGCTACCTGATGACCCAGCTGGCGCGTCTGAAGGCCGACGGCAACAGCTTCGAACTGCCGATGGCCAAGCAGCTGATCGCCGGCCACCTGTCGATCCAGCCGGAAACCTTTTCGCGGATCATCCGCCGCCTGATCGACGAAGGGATCATCACCCAGGACGGCCGTCAGATCACCATTCTCGACCCCCAGCGTCTCGAACAGTTCGAGTGA
- a CDS encoding DnrO protein codes for MKAVIQPLAWGVAMASMLALASGVALDLVVDSAQAATPHNHGHDGHSAAAPSIHDQQWPTDAALRKGMTQLREAVNVALPDGSASIDARAAKQLQTAVEDNVSFLIAHCELTEQADAALHGLLADLLKGAKALAETAEQEQGAQLVLATLHRYPDVFAAPHWSESATADR; via the coding sequence ATGAAAGCAGTTATCCAACCTTTGGCATGGGGCGTGGCGATGGCGTCGATGCTGGCACTGGCCAGCGGCGTGGCACTCGATCTGGTCGTCGACAGCGCACAAGCCGCCACCCCTCACAACCACGGGCATGACGGGCACTCAGCTGCGGCACCGTCCATTCATGATCAGCAATGGCCGACCGACGCCGCCTTGCGCAAAGGCATGACGCAGCTGCGTGAAGCGGTGAATGTCGCACTGCCGGACGGTTCGGCATCCATCGACGCGCGGGCGGCGAAGCAGCTGCAGACGGCGGTCGAAGACAACGTCTCCTTCCTGATCGCCCACTGCGAGCTGACCGAGCAAGCCGATGCCGCCCTGCATGGTCTACTGGCCGATTTGCTCAAGGGCGCCAAGGCACTGGCCGAAACTGCCGAGCAGGAACAGGGCGCGCAGCTCGTTCTGGCTACGCTGCACCGCTACCCCGACGTGTTCGCCGCGCCGCATTGGAGCGAATCGGCAACTGCTGATCGTTGA